The DNA sequence TCCAAAAGCTTTTGCTTTGATTATTGACCAACAATCTTCATGTGATAATCCTTCTAGGTGATGTCTATGAAGTAATTGCATAGTTGAAGCGACTTCCATATTTCTGGTGGTAACAACGATCGCATTTCCCTTGATAGAAGTAACGCCAACCAAAGAATTGATAAAATCATCCCATTTGGGACGATGTTCATTCCAAACATCATCAAGAATGATAAgatatgttttttcttttaaagcCTTTTGAAGCCTTTTCAGAATATCCTGCCTACTCTCAACCTCAACTTGATCATGTGAATTCTTTTTCACAAAATCTTGCCTACTCCAATCATCAACTTGACCAAACGATGCCTTTTTAAGAAATCCTTCCTACTTTGATCTTCAACTTGATCAGAAAAAGTGTTTTCGAGAATATCTTGGCTACTCTCAGTTTCATCATGATCAGAAGAAGTCAACTCCTTGaggattttcttgaaaataattattggatcaaaaatttgagaaacatGTACCCAAAGATGTGATCCAAAGAGAGTTTTTATCTTTGGATGATGGAAGACATTCCTAGTCAAAGTTGTCTTCCCCAATCCTCCCATTCCCACAATGGCAAAGATAGAAATTACACGTTCATCGGTGGTAGTACCAGTGTTAATAACCTCCACTATTTCCGACACCAACTCATCTCTTCCAATGAAAATTGGATCATGTGAGAAGGAATCGGTTTCAAAAGTAGGCAAAGTTGGCACATTGGTGGCAAGCCTCTCTTTGAGGCCAAGATCGGCTCCCTCTTTTCGAACATACTCCAAATTCTCATTGATTTCTTGGATTTTAAGAGCTATTGTTAAGAACCTAAATTCCTAACGAACCGATAAAACggaaaataacaatataaaaagaatCTGGCGCCCGTTAGGGTCGGCGGAGAGGTGAATACGGATAAATCCGGCGCCCGTGAGGGTCGGCGGCAGAACGGGGCTGAGCGCGGGAGTATTCCCGTCGGCAGCAATTGATTTGTGATTCAAGCCAAGTTGGGCGAAATACTGATTTCATTAATTGGTTGAATGAATAACCAGATAACAATCTATCCtattcataataaatactactacctaACTTATCTaacaagaaaaacaatatatagaaaagataTCAAATCCCTATAATATCTAAACTAAAGAAAAGTCAAATCAGGCTCGTAACAACTCCCCCACGGTTAAaatccaccttgtcctcaaggtggaaacTTCGAAACAAAGAGAGTCGAAAGCTCTCCTCCTGGGTCAAATAAATACGCACTGTCAATGTCTTTGTATCCAAAAACTGAACCATGATCCAATTTTGGCTGTGAACAAAATATGGGATCTTGAGCACTTGGAGTGAACATTTATTGCTCTAATATGACCATTCGATTGACTGTGAACTAGAATCATAGTGAAATCCCCATGGCAAGAAACATACTTGTCAAGTAAAGTCTCCAAATCAACTTTTATCTCCACTTTCGGATNNNNNNNNNNNNNNNNNNNNNNNNNNNNNNNNNNNNNNNNNNNNNNNNNNNNNNNNNNNNNNNNNNNNNNNNNNNNNNNNNNNNNNNNNNNNNNNNNNNNAACCCTAATTCTAGTCAAACTAGGAAACATATTCCATAAGGAAATATCTTCTATGGAATAAATCTATCACAAGGAAATATACTTCTAGGaaacaaatcctaaatatGGTAGGAGATTAGGCTCCATAATTAACACggaatatattaattaattcaatatattcaatattatatCAGTCATTAGGTATATATCATGTGcaagaaggagaagacaaATTCCATTGCCTATTCACTACAAGAGCGCAgagcaaagaagaagaagaagagatatTGTGAAGAGCTCTAAGGTATGTCTACCCATACATCTGAGAGATCTTGGCCTTTTTTTACTTTGCtggtttttgattttttatttagttttcctttaaatggatttatgCTGTTGATTTATTAGTTGGTTATTATGCATGCTACTATAAGGATGGAAAAATCATACTTTGCGCTAAGGGTTATGGCCAACTAGTCTAGTGTCAggttttttctattttgggagattatacaatatatttccttttgatttattttttagtttttggtcgtttcatttttttccggTTCTAGAGAGTCTACATACCCATCTGTATGGAATCTCGAGAAGTGTtatagagaagaagaagaagaaacgaGACGCGAGAACACCCCATATGTTTTTCTTCAAACTCCAGTGCCTCCCAAAGTCCTTGCTGAATAAGTATCGCTTTCATTTTTATGCGCCATAGTCCAAAATACTGCTCCATATCAAACCTTGTCATTGTCATTGTGGATCGCCAAACTTCCCACAAATGGCGGTATTTTGTAAACCTAGCAAGATTCAGGAACCACAAGCACGAGCCTTGACCAGATGTGATGGAcccaattgatcacaatcttGATCGCAGTTATAATCCGATATAGAGCCATGcatcacaataaaaaaaaactagctATTCAATGTATCCTATATTTCAAAACTCAGATCAGGAATGATACAAAACTCTCTAGCTATTTTACAAGTGTTTCACTCAATTCTTTGATGAAGAAACTCGACTTATCTTGGATGAATGGAATGGTGTGTTGATTCTCTGATCAGCATATATCCTCTCCGTTTTAACCACCTCAAGTCAACTCAAGAAGCTGACTTCATAACTAACTCTGTGAAACCAAACTCAACCGCTTTCACTGCCAAATCCGAGCTGAACTAGTTTACTCCAACACATGTTTGGTTCACGCCGTGCTGGTAACTAGATTTGGCCAGTCCCAAGTCTCAATACGAATCAAATTGAAACCTAAATGAGCCGTTACTCCTATTCGTTGATGGAGGGAGCAAGAGAAAGATGGAATGaacttatttatttctttctttcactTGTCCTATTTAAATCAAACGTTACTCCGTTATGCGAGtttgaacaattttttaattaaatcaacatTTAAATTGGGCGTCAATCCACAagtaaattagaaattttaaaaaatagttgtCGGCAAGAACTGAAATaacataagaaaatgaaagcaaACTACCTTGAATAAAAAGGATGTAAactatactgattctattcctGCTCTGTCCTTCTCTTTACACCAATTATCCATTTCTCTTACTGAATCAGTTACAGGATCAAACAATGGAAGGAGAAGCTGTCGCCGCGGTCATTAAAGTAGTAGTCCAAAACCTCATAGACCAATCCAAGAAAGAGATCTCACTAATCCGAGGTCTCGACAAAGAAGCAGCAAAGCTAACTGGGAGTCTAGATACTATCCAGCAATTCTTGAACGATGCTGAAAGCCGTACCATTCCCGGTGGGGCTGTCAAAAGCTGGCTGAGGAAGCTCGAAGATGTGGCGTTTGATGCTGACAACGTTTTGGATGAATTCAACTATCATCATCTCTCCAAACAAATCAAGCCCATCATGCCCACCAAGCCGATGAAACAAAAGGCACTATCTTGCTTCTCATCCTTCAGTCATATCACGCATCCGAGAAATATAGCTCTTAAAATCAGAGAAATCAATGTGAATTTGGAGTCCATTTACAAAGAGGGAGCCGGACTTGGCCTCAAAGAGAGGCTAGCCAACGATGTGCCAAAATTGCCTCGTACTGCATTTGAAACTGATTCCTTCTCACATGATCCAATTTTCATTGGAAGAGATGAGTTGGTGTCGGAAATAGTTGAGGTTATTAACATTGGTACCACAACTGATGAGCGTGTAGTTTCTATCTTTGCCATCGTGGGAATGGGAGGAATGGGGAAGACAACCTTGACTAGGAATGTCTTCCATCATCCAAAGATAAAAACTCACTTTGGATCACATATTTGGGTGCAtgtttctcaaaattttgacCCAATCATTCTTTTCAAGAAAATCCTCATGGAGTTGACTTCCTATGATCAAGTTGAAGTTGAGAGTAACCCAGGTATTCTCGAAAACACTTCTTCTGATCGAGTAGAAGATAAGAGTAGGCGGGATTTTCTGAAAAAGACTTCTTTTGGTCAAGTTGATGTTGAGAGTAGGCAAGATATTCTGAAAAGGCTTCAAAAagctttaaaaaataaaacttgtcTTATGATTCTTGATGATGTTTGGAATCAAGATCGTCCCAAATGGGATGATTTTATCAATTCTTTGGTTGGTGTTACATCTACCAAGGGGAATGCGATTGTTGTTACAACCAGAAATATGGAAGTCGTTTCAACTATGCAATCACTTCATACACATGAGCTCAAAGGATTATCACATGAAGATTGTTGGTCAATAATCAAAGCAAAAACTTTTGGAAAAGTGGATATTCCATTAGAGTTTGAGGCCATAGGGAGGAAGATTGCAACAAGATGCCAAGGTTTGCCATTAGCAGCCAATGTAGTTGGTGGAGCACTATGCAATAAATCTGAAGAAGAATGGCTCTTGATCGAAGAGAAATGGCTTTCATACAATGAAGGGGATCATATCACAAAGATTTTGAAGTTGAGCTTTGATAATTTGTCTCTACCGTCACTCAAGAAGTGTTTTGCATGTTGTTCGATTTTTCCTAAAGGTcgcaaaatcaaaagtcaagaACTGATTGAGTATTGGATGGCGGAAGGATTTCTTGAAGCTAATGGAAATAGTGAGATGGAGTGCTTGGgtgataaatttatgaaagttcTTCTGCACAACTCTTTACTACAAGTTACAGAAAGAGATGATTATGGAAATGTAAAGAGTTGTGTGATGCACGATCTTGTGCATGATCTCGCATGTTCAATTTCAGTTTCTTCTAATAATACAGAAGGCGGGAGCCGAGTGAGATATATGATTTGTGATAAAGGACGTCGTATTCCAAAAGATGTGGCAAAATATTTGCGTACGTTATTGTTCGTGGGATACATTGATGATAACATGTTTGCAGATTTTGAGCATCTACATGTTTTAAGTCTTGAATTTTATTGGTGTGAAAAGTTGCCAAGTTCGATAAGGAAGTTGATACATTTAAGAAAACTTGATATTTCTTCGACGCGTATCAAATATTTGCCGGACTGGATTGGTGATCTCCATCAGATGCAAACATTAAACGCAAGTGGAAGAGAATTGAAGGAACTGCCTAGTACTCTGAAGTACTTGATTAATTTAAGGCATCTTTATATCAATTCCTTTGCAAAGTTGCCTGCCGAGATTGGGAGTTTAACTTCTCTCCGGACGCTAAAGTATTTTAAAGTTGGTGAGAAAGATGGATGGAAAATCGAAGAGCTTGGGAGTTTGAATGGTCTCAAAGGAAAATTGGAAATTTCTAACCTTGAAAGGGTTGATAACAAGGAAGTGGCTGGGAAAGCAAGTCTATCCCACAAGTCAAAATTATTGAA is a window from the Salvia hispanica cultivar TCC Black 2014 chromosome 1, UniMelb_Shisp_WGS_1.0, whole genome shotgun sequence genome containing:
- the LOC125218492 gene encoding disease resistance protein RGA2-like isoform X2 — protein: MEGEAVAAVIKVVVQNLIDQSKKEISLIRGLDKEAAKLTGSLDTIQQFLNDAESRTIPGGAVKSWLRKLEDVAFDADNVLDEFNYHHLSKQIKPIMPTKPMKQKALSCFSSFSHITHPRNIALKIREINVNLESIYKEGAGLGLKERLANDVPKLPRTAFETDSFSHDPIFIGRDELVSEIVEVINIGTTTDERVVSIFAIVGMGGMGKTTLTRNVFHHPKIKTHFGSHIWVHVSQNFDPIILFKKILMELTSYDQVEVESNPGILENTSSDRVEDKSRRDFLKKTSFGQVDVESRQDILKRLQKALKNKTCLMILDDVWNQDRPKWDDFINSLVGVTSTKGNAIVVTTRNMEVVSTMQSLHTHELKGLSHEDCWSIIKAKTFGKVDIPLEFEAIGRKIATRCQGLPLAANVVGGALCNKSEEEWLLIEEKWLSYNEGDHITKILKLSFDNLSLPSLKKCFACCSIFPKGRKIKSQELIEYWMAEGFLEANGNSEMECLGDKFMKVLLHNSLLQVTERDDYGNVKSCVMHDLVHDLACSISVSSNNTEGGSRVRYMICDKGRRIPKDVAKYLRTLLFVGYIDDNMFADFEHLHVLSLEFYWCEKLPSSIRKLIHLRKLDISSTRIKYLPDWIGDLHQMQTLNASGRELKELPSTLKYLINLRHLYINSFAKLPAEIGSLTSLRTLKYFKVGEKDGWKIEELGSLNGLKGKLEISNLERVDNKEVAGKASLSHKSKLLKLYLKWNKDREGETPNDENVLEGLQPHSNLTKLVIEGFKGKKFPSWAQKMTIENVPQGSWVPLNKLIKIKLFYCSECEEIPMFGQLPNLKSLWLVGLRNLKSINSSFYGLVNEETRIVFPALEKIVLRYMQKLTEWADLESAGAGDVKLFPNLQHLEVCWCKQLKSFPNHSWPCLTRLIIRGTGSVPFANIFKTKLKLLTELWIEGIDDLEYLPNWLFKNNPNLLELSLTECSNLRELPDGLGTLNSLEMLSISDCPNLEQVADIGVQQSQGSLACLKILKICECKALLYFPCEMVGSSLEKLEFLNLSSLKSLPGIIDCLPKLPRLTHLVIYGVSQFRAGYSSNELGIDVSMEGSMETVDGLLQGCYSHSLKKLHLKGREGWGNLPESIQHLTSIGQLEIENYGMEELPEWLGNLSSLMELSIYNCKKLKSLHALQGLTSLRILDIKGCPEISIDAVDSQWPNISHISYIELNEYRIGWRRKQTKSLMSGCL